One genomic region from Homalodisca vitripennis isolate AUS2020 chromosome 6, UT_GWSS_2.1, whole genome shotgun sequence encodes:
- the LOC124364852 gene encoding replication protein A 32 kDa subunit isoform X3, with protein sequence MAAASGPKRTDHLVPVTVRQVLDSPDTGLKIGQSDMEAQMLKLVGIVKKINRSSVKIIYTLEDNTGSIEGIHWLEAETDENFVVPVVENTYVSMIGAVRNANAQFTQKHIMVFKIQPITDLNAVTQHVLSIIHLTLKSEDLTQQTPVPAAKQEMSTTYGGMDTSMGGGSDYAAGFNLNPQQQRVLKAVAQNCQSELGASVETIVSSLTVKMPMKEVEKILEFLASEGHVYSTSDERHYKATDSFN encoded by the exons ATGGCTGCCGCCTCT GGTCCAAAAAGGACAGATCATCTTGTTCCTGTGACTGTTAGGCAAGTCCTGGATAGCCCAGATACAGGATTGAAAATTGGTCAATCGGACATGGAAGCTCAGATG TTGAAACTGGTGGGAATCGTTAAGAAGATAAATAGATCAAGTGTGAAAATTATATACACCCTAGAAGACAACACAGGTTCAATCGAAGGAATCCATTGGCTTGAAGCTGAAACT GATGAGAATTTTGTGGTTCCGGTAGTTGAAAACACGTACGTCTCCATGATTGGGGCGGTTCGTAATGCAAATGCGCAGTTCACACAGAAGCATATAATGGTTTTCAAAATACAACCCATCACTGATCTGAACGCCGTCACTCAACACGTGCTGTCTATCATACACCTCACGTTGAAGTCTGAGGATCTAACCCAACAG ACACCAGTGCCTGCAGCAAAGCAAGAAATGTCCACTACATACGGAGGCATGGACACGAGTATGGGCGGAGGGAGTGACTATGCAGCAGGGTTTAACCTGAACCCTCAGCAGCAACGAGTCCTGAAGGCGGTCGCT CAAAACTGTCAATCTGAACTGGGAGCAAGCGTAGAAACAATCGTCAGCTCTTTGACAGTGAAAATGCCTATGAAAGAAGTCGA aaaaattCTGGAATTCCTCGCCAGCGAAGGCCATGTTTATTCCACCTCTGATGAGAGACACTACAAAGCCACTGATTCTttcaactaa
- the LOC124364852 gene encoding replication protein A 32 kDa subunit-B isoform X2, with the protein MFRGGDDGFGGYEGGGFDTSGFGTGETPQADKKGPKRTDHLVPVTVRQVLDSPDTGLKIGQSDMEAQMLKLVGIVKKINRSSVKIIYTLEDNTGSIEGIHWLEAETDENFVVPVVENTYVSMIGAVRNANAQFTQKHIMVFKIQPITDLNAVTQHVLSIIHLTLKSEDLTQQTPVPAAKQEMSTTYGGMDTSMGGGSDYAAGFNLNPQQQRVLKAVAQNCQSELGASVETIVSSLTVKMPMKEVEKILEFLASEGHVYSTSDERHYKATDSFN; encoded by the exons gtTTTGGAGGTTATGAGGGAGGTGGCTTTGATACATCGGGCTTTGGCACCGGGGAGACACCCCAAGCTGATAAGAAG GGTCCAAAAAGGACAGATCATCTTGTTCCTGTGACTGTTAGGCAAGTCCTGGATAGCCCAGATACAGGATTGAAAATTGGTCAATCGGACATGGAAGCTCAGATG TTGAAACTGGTGGGAATCGTTAAGAAGATAAATAGATCAAGTGTGAAAATTATATACACCCTAGAAGACAACACAGGTTCAATCGAAGGAATCCATTGGCTTGAAGCTGAAACT GATGAGAATTTTGTGGTTCCGGTAGTTGAAAACACGTACGTCTCCATGATTGGGGCGGTTCGTAATGCAAATGCGCAGTTCACACAGAAGCATATAATGGTTTTCAAAATACAACCCATCACTGATCTGAACGCCGTCACTCAACACGTGCTGTCTATCATACACCTCACGTTGAAGTCTGAGGATCTAACCCAACAG ACACCAGTGCCTGCAGCAAAGCAAGAAATGTCCACTACATACGGAGGCATGGACACGAGTATGGGCGGAGGGAGTGACTATGCAGCAGGGTTTAACCTGAACCCTCAGCAGCAACGAGTCCTGAAGGCGGTCGCT CAAAACTGTCAATCTGAACTGGGAGCAAGCGTAGAAACAATCGTCAGCTCTTTGACAGTGAAAATGCCTATGAAAGAAGTCGA aaaaattCTGGAATTCCTCGCCAGCGAAGGCCATGTTTATTCCACCTCTGATGAGAGACACTACAAAGCCACTGATTCTttcaactaa
- the LOC124364852 gene encoding replication protein A 32 kDa subunit isoform X1, translating into MTRPTPLPGQLDMTSSTSFGGYEGGGFDTSGFGTGETPQADKKGPKRTDHLVPVTVRQVLDSPDTGLKIGQSDMEAQMLKLVGIVKKINRSSVKIIYTLEDNTGSIEGIHWLEAETDENFVVPVVENTYVSMIGAVRNANAQFTQKHIMVFKIQPITDLNAVTQHVLSIIHLTLKSEDLTQQTPVPAAKQEMSTTYGGMDTSMGGGSDYAAGFNLNPQQQRVLKAVAQNCQSELGASVETIVSSLTVKMPMKEVEKILEFLASEGHVYSTSDERHYKATDSFN; encoded by the exons gtTTTGGAGGTTATGAGGGAGGTGGCTTTGATACATCGGGCTTTGGCACCGGGGAGACACCCCAAGCTGATAAGAAG GGTCCAAAAAGGACAGATCATCTTGTTCCTGTGACTGTTAGGCAAGTCCTGGATAGCCCAGATACAGGATTGAAAATTGGTCAATCGGACATGGAAGCTCAGATG TTGAAACTGGTGGGAATCGTTAAGAAGATAAATAGATCAAGTGTGAAAATTATATACACCCTAGAAGACAACACAGGTTCAATCGAAGGAATCCATTGGCTTGAAGCTGAAACT GATGAGAATTTTGTGGTTCCGGTAGTTGAAAACACGTACGTCTCCATGATTGGGGCGGTTCGTAATGCAAATGCGCAGTTCACACAGAAGCATATAATGGTTTTCAAAATACAACCCATCACTGATCTGAACGCCGTCACTCAACACGTGCTGTCTATCATACACCTCACGTTGAAGTCTGAGGATCTAACCCAACAG ACACCAGTGCCTGCAGCAAAGCAAGAAATGTCCACTACATACGGAGGCATGGACACGAGTATGGGCGGAGGGAGTGACTATGCAGCAGGGTTTAACCTGAACCCTCAGCAGCAACGAGTCCTGAAGGCGGTCGCT CAAAACTGTCAATCTGAACTGGGAGCAAGCGTAGAAACAATCGTCAGCTCTTTGACAGTGAAAATGCCTATGAAAGAAGTCGA aaaaattCTGGAATTCCTCGCCAGCGAAGGCCATGTTTATTCCACCTCTGATGAGAGACACTACAAAGCCACTGATTCTttcaactaa